A segment of the Puniceicoccales bacterium genome:
TGAAATTTATATTCTCCCAGAGCAAAGGAATTTTCTCAGCACTTAAAATATTAAAAGAGAAACAAATAAGTTGCACAGTATGCTTTGGTGGATTCACAGCCGTTGGTTTTGCCTTGGCATCGAAATTAAAAAAGATTCCGATTGTATTGCATGAATCGAATATCATCGCCGGCAAATCCACCAGAGCCCTGGCAATGTTGGCAGATCTCATTATCCTTCCGAGCAGTGGAATAAAGACCAAATTGTGTGCAAGAAACGAAAAACTTGTCCGTCTTGGTATACCGGTCCGAAAGGAGCTATGTGCCATTAATAAAAATCTTGCCAAGGAGACATTAGGAATCCAGAGCCGAGAAAAGTTGCTATTGGTTTTGGGAGGTAGTCAGGGAGCCAAAGCTCTCACCGACTGGGTCCGAGACAATGTAAAAAAATTCGCTAAACATCGCATAAATTGCCACTGTTTATGCGGCCTAAACACAAAAAACGAAAAAGTGACCGATGGAAATTGTAGCATTATCTTTCAATCATTCAGTGATGATATGAATGCTCTACTTCACGCCGCCGATCTGGTGATAGCCAGAGCTGGAGCCAGCACCATCGCCGAATGCGTTGCCTGTCATACTCCAATGATTTTGGTTCCCTATCCACTTGCTGCAGAGAATCATCAGGAAGAAAATGCCAATGAAATAGAACAACATGGCTGCGCTGTGAAAGTAAGCCAAAACCAAATTAATGTGTTATTTGACCTGGTTATTTCCATGATTACCGACAGTAAAAAACTATCTCAGATGGCGACTGCCTGTGCAGCCATGGACGGCATCGATGTGGCCGCCGAGATGGCCGATAGAATCGAAAAACTGATGACTGCCAAAGTTATTCATGGAACAGAAAAATGAATTATTTGAAAATATTATTTATTTTTGTAGCTGTGGTTTCAATTTTGGTGACTTTTTATATCAATATGCCCAGGTTCGGAAA
Coding sequences within it:
- a CDS encoding UDP-N-acetylglucosamine--N-acetylmuramyl-(pentapeptide) pyrophosphoryl-undecaprenol N-acetylglucosamine transferase; translated protein: MNNILIVCGGSGGHIAPGLAVAEELQARNHRCFVCTSQKKIDRRFIEKYSQYQFITTNSLPFSKSPLKFLKFIFSQSKGIFSALKILKEKQISCTVCFGGFTAVGFALASKLKKIPIVLHESNIIAGKSTRALAMLADLIILPSSGIKTKLCARNEKLVRLGIPVRKELCAINKNLAKETLGIQSREKLLLVLGGSQGAKALTDWVRDNVKKFAKHRINCHCLCGLNTKNEKVTDGNCSIIFQSFSDDMNALLHAADLVIARAGASTIAECVACHTPMILVPYPLAAENHQEENANEIEQHGCAVKVSQNQINVLFDLVISMITDSKKLSQMATACAAMDGIDVAAEMADRIEKLMTAKVIHGTEK